The Elusimicrobiota bacterium region ATCCCGTACTTGTTTTCCGCTTCCATATATTTTTATCGGCATATCAAGAATTGCCCTAATGCAGAAATTTGCAACCCATCCATGATCTTCTCCTCCTAATTGTCTCGGCCCGTATAGGCCCGTCAACCTGAAACTTGCTGCTTTAACTTTATATGTTTCTATAAACATCCTTACATATGTATCTGCGGAATATTTTGATGCGTGCAGCGGAGTTATAATTCCACCCAAAGGCGGGTAGTTCTCATCAATTAATTTGGGTTTTCTTACATATCTTGTTTTTCCCTCTTTTATTTCGTTATTTATTTTATTCCCGTAAACATGAATAGTGGCGCAGGAAACTACGGGAATATTAAACTTACGTGCAGCTTCTAGAACATTAAAAGTCCCTACAACATTTGTTGTTATATCAAGCTCCGGATTTTCTATGCTTATCGTAACTGCCGGCTGAGCTGCAGTGTGAACAATAAAATCGCACCCGGACACATAATTAAATAATTCTTCCTTGTTTCTTATATCAGCTTTTACTAGATTTACTCCTAAGG contains the following coding sequences:
- a CDS encoding NAD-dependent epimerase/dehydratase family protein is translated as MKVLVTGGCGFIGSWVCEYYAKRGDQVISYDNLTKMELVRTGYNVEKARNYNWDFLKSLGVNLVKADIRNKEELFNYVSGCDFIVHTAAQPAVTISIENPELDITTNVVGTFNVLEAARKFNIPVVSCATIHVYGNKINNEIKEGKTRYVRKPKLIDENYPPLGGIITPLHASKYSADTYVRMFIETYKVKAASFRLTGLYGPRQLGGEDHGWVANFCIRAILDMPIKIYGSGKQVRD